From Candoia aspera isolate rCanAsp1 chromosome 4, rCanAsp1.hap2, whole genome shotgun sequence, a single genomic window includes:
- the LOC134496293 gene encoding uncharacterized protein LOC134496293 produces the protein MASRRPMRRRPRHRVKARRRRRIVRKRRVRNAKRFRRNIRSTRISSKLPRRLKPSKIRMTRDAWGMLHSYVDGIYRKVSGEAERLRRKDRRPSIISSDVQSALRQVMPRKYNRRPAYSKTR, from the coding sequence ATGGCTTCAAGGAGACCAATGCGTAGAAGGCCACGACACAGAGTAAAGGCCAGACGGAGAAGGCGCATCGTCCGAAAGAGAAGGGTGAGGAATGCGAAAAGGTTCCGAAGAAATATCCGCTCAACTAGAATCAGTTCCAAATTGCCAAGGAGACTAAAACCGAGCAAGATCCGAATGACCAGAGATGCTTGGGGCATGCTGCATTCCTATGTGGATGGCATCTACAGAAAAGTCTCTGGGGAAGCTGAACGCCTAAGAAGAAAGGATCGGCGCCCCTCCATCATTTCCTCAGATGTGCAAAGTGCCTTGAGGCAAGTCATGCCAAGGAAGTACAACAGGCGACCTGCCTACAGCAAAACCCGGTAG